A DNA window from Rossellomorea marisflavi contains the following coding sequences:
- a CDS encoding GNAT family N-acetyltransferase: MMEKGRRGTVMKIIPYQSGFGPETVRMWRESKEAAIGQKDIHSFEEHLYFLDEILPADHEVDIALLNESVIGIIAYNRTEISQLYIHKDHHGKGVGTALLTHAKEASSGILTLYTFEVNEGARRFYEKHGFRIIGRGHENEEQLPDLLYEWRR; this comes from the coding sequence ATGATGGAAAAAGGAAGAAGGGGAACAGTCATGAAGATCATCCCTTATCAATCTGGATTCGGTCCGGAAACCGTCAGGATGTGGAGGGAAAGCAAGGAAGCAGCCATCGGCCAAAAGGACATCCATTCATTCGAAGAACATCTTTATTTTCTTGATGAAATCCTGCCCGCAGACCATGAAGTGGACATCGCCCTCTTAAACGAATCGGTGATCGGGATCATTGCTTACAACAGGACTGAGATCAGCCAGCTTTATATCCATAAGGACCATCACGGGAAGGGCGTCGGGACGGCACTTTTGACACATGCCAAGGAAGCGTCATCCGGCATCCTGACCCTTTATACCTTCGAAGTGAATGAGGGGGCCAGGCGATTTTACGAAAAGCACGGCTTCCGCATCATCGGCCGGGGACATGAGAATGAAGAGCAGCTGCCTGACCTTCTATACGAATGGCGACGCTGA